The nucleotide window AGATCTGATGAGCAGACCAACCTCAAAGGGCTCAGGGTGGAACTAGGAGAGATTGAATATGCCTTGTCAAATCATGATGGGATAAAGCAAGCTGTGGTATTGACAAACGGTGAAAATGACAGTGCTGCTATTGTGGGCTATTACGTTTCAGAAGCCGAATTTACTGCATCAGCATTACGAAACCACCTCGAGCTACAGTTGCCCAAATACATGATACCGGCGCACTTTGTTCACCTTCAGGAGTTGCCCATTACAACCAATGGTAAGCTAGATCAGAAAGCATTGCCGGAAGTAAGCTTGGAGGAAGTAAATACGTACAGATCTCCTGCTACGGCAACAGAGATCAGACTCACCGAAATATGGAGTGAGGTATTGGAATTAGAGACTGATAAAATTAGCGTGGATCATAGCTTCTTTGATCTGGGAGGAAGTTCTCTTAAAGCAACTTCTACGCTAGGAAGGATAAACAAGGAATTCGATACAACCATTTTGGTCAAAGATTTTTTTCAATCCGATACGATCCAAAAACTCGGTGAATTGATTGAGATCGTTAAGTGGTCAAACAACGAGGAAAGTGAACAAAAAGAAACAACGACATATGAATTTTAGACTTACCGATGAACAGACGGCATTTTATGCAGAGAATGGCTACCTCTTGCTTGAGGAATTGTTCAGAAGCGAGGAGGTTGACGAGTTAAAAGCAGCCATCGCCGAATTCCGGGATCATACGAATTCACCCAACATCATAAGGGAAAGTAATGGAGATGTCAGGTCTGTCTTCGCTCCACACTATTCGAATAAGCTTTTTGAGGAATTATATAAAGATCCTCGCCTTGTAATACCTGGAGAACAGTTGATCGGAGATGATGTCTATCTCTATCAATACAAAATAAACATTAAGGAAGCTTTTGACGGAGATGTATGGGAATGGCATCAGGATTTCCCCTATTGGCATTTGGATGATCAGGTCTCGGATCCTGCAATGGTATCGGTGATGATCCTGCTTCAGGATACCAGATCGTATCAGGGAAGTTTAATGATAATACCAGCCTCTCATAAGGAAGGGCTCGCGGATTTTGAACCCAAGAATGAGTTGGAATCGATGACCATGGATAAAGATTTTCGGCATTCATTAAGCAACAATTTAAAATATACGGTAGCTCGTCAGCTGGTACGAGATATGGCCGATGAGCACGGCATAAAGCACATTGAAGGGCCTGCTGGAACGGTTTTATTCTTTCATCCGAATATTTTTCATGCTTCTCCTTCGAATGTTTCACCATACGAAAGAGACACAGCTATTATAACCTACAATGGTGTTAATAATTCTGCTAAGCCAATGGGTAGTCAGCGACCAGATTACCTGTGTGCAAGAGATACCGCAAAGATTGAAGCTTACTTAACACAACGCTATTAGAACCCACCGCTGAATGATAGAGCCTACTAGTCATATTACCCCGACAGCCCCAAGCGATGAGATTATTGAGCTATTCAAAACGATCAAGGAATGTAATCACCGTTTGTATCTAGACGACAATAACAACCTGAGACTTGCTGTATACGAAGGTAAGTTGACCGATGATCTTAGAGATAAGATTGCTAGCAATAAAAGTGAGTTGATCACTTTCTTGAAGTCAAGAAAATCCTTTTCGTCCATTCCGAAGGCTCAAAATAAAGAGGTTTATGTTGCCTCTTCTGCGCAAAAGCGATTGTATTTCCTTTACGAATTCGACAAAGCATCATTGGCATACAATATGCCTTATCTCCTTCGATTGAACGGGAACCTGGATCAAGTCCGGTTGGAAAGCGCGTTTCGTCAATTGCTGGACCGTCATGAAATATTAAGAACGTCTTTTATCAGAGTTGGTGATGAAGTAGCACAGAAGATAAGTGAAGGTCTTGATTTTACGATCTCAAGATTTAAGCAGAAAGAAGAAGAAATTCCGACTTTGATCAAACGATTTATTCGACCCTTTAATCTTGCGGAAGGTCCGTTGATCAGAGTAGGGTTGGTGGAGATGGACCCTAAGCAATATTTGTTAATGGTCGATATGCATCATATCATCATTGATGGAGCTGCTCAGGCCATATTCATGAAAGAGTTCATGAGTTTGTATGAGGGTGCTTCATTGACGTTGCCTTCTTTGCAATACAAAGACTACTCGGAATGGCAATTAAGTGACAGTCGTCAATCTCAATTAGAAGAGCACAAGGCTTTTTGGATGGACTTATTTGCTGATGAAGTGCAGATTCTGGAACTGCCTTATGATCGTGAACGTCCAAAACTGAAACAATATGCCGGGGCCATAAAAACATTCCAGTTAGATGTTG belongs to Cytophagales bacterium and includes:
- a CDS encoding phytanoyl-CoA dioxygenase family protein, which translates into the protein MNFRLTDEQTAFYAENGYLLLEELFRSEEVDELKAAIAEFRDHTNSPNIIRESNGDVRSVFAPHYSNKLFEELYKDPRLVIPGEQLIGDDVYLYQYKINIKEAFDGDVWEWHQDFPYWHLDDQVSDPAMVSVMILLQDTRSYQGSLMIIPASHKEGLADFEPKNELESMTMDKDFRHSLSNNLKYTVARQLVRDMADEHGIKHIEGPAGTVLFFHPNIFHASPSNVSPYERDTAIITYNGVNNSAKPMGSQRPDYLCARDTAKIEAYLTQRY